The Sporosarcina luteola genome contains a region encoding:
- a CDS encoding DUF5590 domain-containing protein, with protein MMNWIKFIAAFLLALSLIIIVIVFYNANTPFSNAQEKAEEDALKYGALNSVERTSIYNGTVSMVTVFGKDDKGNEKAVFIKGKTGEILDEVVLKDGIDSQAAIETVKAELPVEKILHVVLGLEEGHPVWEVAFKGENGKLNYVYVFFENGEWWKRILNL; from the coding sequence ATGATGAATTGGATCAAGTTCATCGCAGCTTTCCTTTTGGCGTTATCACTTATCATTATTGTCATTGTTTTTTATAATGCCAATACACCTTTTTCAAACGCCCAAGAAAAGGCGGAAGAAGATGCATTGAAGTATGGAGCTTTGAATTCTGTCGAACGCACTTCCATCTATAATGGCACCGTTTCGATGGTGACTGTATTCGGCAAAGATGACAAAGGCAATGAGAAAGCGGTTTTCATTAAAGGGAAAACAGGAGAAATCCTTGATGAAGTAGTTTTGAAAGATGGTATCGATTCGCAAGCCGCAATTGAAACGGTGAAGGCGGAGTTGCCAGTGGAAAAGATCCTCCACGTAGTACTTGGCTTGGAGGAAGGCCATCCTGTATGGGAAGTCGCATTTAAAGGCGAAAATGGCAAATTGAATTATGTATATGTCTTTTTTGAGAACGGAGAATGGTGGAAACGGATATTAAATCTATAA
- a CDS encoding DnaD domain-containing protein — protein MKDEERLRIWIEQGNVTIPQLFFQHYKALDIKDIDAMLLLHMCAFQADGSQFPTPTDLAGRMHLTENQVSEILQRLMQRGLLEIRQGQDENGVLYEQFSMQPLWNRLVNIVLTEKTVLEEQKDKEDEGEIFTLFEQEFGRLLSPMECETITMWLDEDGHAVQIIKAALKEAVLAQKLSLRYIDRILFEWKKKRVRTLNDVEKQSRSFRTAMIRPVQNRETVVKKVPFYNWLEERE, from the coding sequence ATGAAAGATGAAGAACGGCTCCGTATTTGGATTGAGCAGGGGAATGTCACTATTCCCCAGCTCTTTTTTCAGCACTATAAAGCATTGGATATAAAGGATATCGATGCAATGCTTCTTTTGCATATGTGTGCGTTTCAGGCGGATGGTTCGCAATTCCCTACGCCAACCGATCTTGCAGGACGCATGCATCTTACAGAGAATCAGGTGTCCGAAATCCTCCAACGCCTTATGCAACGAGGATTGTTGGAAATCCGGCAGGGGCAGGATGAAAACGGAGTGTTATACGAGCAGTTTTCAATGCAACCCTTATGGAACAGGCTTGTTAACATTGTGCTTACAGAAAAGACCGTACTAGAAGAACAGAAGGATAAAGAGGATGAAGGAGAAATCTTCACATTGTTCGAGCAGGAGTTCGGACGTCTTCTATCTCCAATGGAATGCGAAACGATTACAATGTGGCTGGATGAAGATGGTCATGCTGTCCAGATAATAAAGGCGGCGTTGAAAGAAGCTGTTCTAGCCCAAAAACTCAGCTTGCGCTACATTGACCGGATTCTGTTCGAATGGAAGAAGAAAAGGGTGAGAACGTTGAATGACGTGGAAAAACAATCCAGATCATTCAGGACGGCAATGATACGTCCAGTTCAAAATCGGGAAACCGTCGTAAAAAAGGTTCCTTTTTATAATTGGTTGGAAGAACGGGAATAG
- a CDS encoding pyridoxal phosphate-dependent aminotransferase, protein MKGQKGAIQLTKKLAARVSTLSPSTTLAITAKAKEMKESGIDIIGLGAGEPDYNTPENILEAAFQSMKEGKTKYTPSGGLPALKDAVIAKLKTDQQLDYSRQEIMIGIGAKHVLYTLFQVLLDPGDEVIIPTPYWVSYPEQVKLAEGVPVFVEATSESQFKVTAEQISNAITSKTKAVIINSPGNPTGMIYSQEELRQIAEVCLEKDIWIISDEIYEKLIYGNEKHVSIAQLSDDAKARTFIINGVSKSHSMTGWRIGYIAGDAEVVSAMTNLASHSTSNPTTTSQYAAIEAYNGPQEAVESMRKDFESRLERIYPQLAAIPGFTVVKPQGAFYLLPEVTEAMKKTGFSNVDEFASALLTEAKVAVIPGSGFGSPETIRLSYATSIDLLEEAVKRIRSYVEANWKE, encoded by the coding sequence ATGAAGGGACAAAAGGGAGCGATTCAATTGACAAAGAAGTTAGCAGCGAGAGTAAGTACGTTATCACCATCCACAACCCTTGCCATTACGGCGAAAGCTAAAGAGATGAAGGAGTCGGGCATCGACATCATCGGACTAGGGGCTGGGGAGCCGGATTATAATACTCCCGAAAACATTTTGGAAGCGGCTTTTCAATCCATGAAAGAAGGCAAGACAAAATATACGCCTTCCGGAGGCCTTCCTGCACTGAAGGATGCCGTCATCGCCAAACTGAAGACGGATCAGCAGTTGGATTACTCAAGACAGGAAATTATGATCGGCATCGGTGCGAAGCATGTTCTTTACACATTGTTCCAGGTCCTATTAGATCCGGGTGATGAAGTAATCATCCCGACACCTTATTGGGTCAGCTATCCCGAACAAGTGAAGCTCGCTGAAGGCGTACCAGTTTTCGTTGAAGCTACATCGGAATCCCAGTTCAAGGTAACGGCAGAACAGATTAGCAATGCAATTACATCTAAAACGAAAGCTGTCATTATCAACTCTCCAGGAAATCCGACTGGTATGATCTATTCGCAAGAGGAACTCCGCCAAATTGCAGAAGTTTGTCTAGAAAAGGATATATGGATCATTTCGGATGAAATCTACGAAAAGTTGATTTATGGAAATGAGAAGCATGTTTCGATTGCTCAGCTATCAGATGATGCGAAAGCGCGGACATTCATCATTAACGGAGTATCCAAATCCCATTCAATGACAGGTTGGAGAATTGGATATATTGCGGGAGATGCAGAAGTGGTGAGTGCAATGACGAACTTGGCCAGCCATTCGACATCCAATCCGACAACGACTTCCCAATACGCTGCGATTGAAGCGTATAATGGTCCTCAGGAAGCAGTGGAAAGCATGCGGAAGGATTTTGAATCGAGGTTGGAACGTATCTACCCTCAGTTGGCGGCTATTCCCGGCTTTACAGTCGTCAAACCTCAAGGTGCTTTTTATTTGTTGCCGGAAGTTACTGAAGCAATGAAAAAAACAGGCTTCTCAAATGTAGATGAGTTTGCATCAGCGCTTCTGACGGAAGCGAAAGTGGCAGTCATCCCCGGATCCGGTTTCGGTTCCCCTGAAACGATCCGCTTGTCCTATGCGACATCTATTGATCTGCTGGAGGAAGCGGTAAAACGAATCCGTTCATATGTTGAAGCAAACTGGAAAGAATAA
- the dinG gene encoding ATP-dependent DNA helicase DinG, whose translation MDNRTYAVVDLETTGHSPSRGDRIIQIAIVFIENGTITRQYARFVNPEREIPPFIQQLTAITDKEVLSAPSFEEIAQDVSDMLQGTVFVAHNTDFDLSFLQSEFKRCNVAGWSGKKIDTVELSKILFPSSSSYRLQDLAEDLDIELPAAHRADDDAKATANLLLTALSKLRTLPEETLNLLHRRSFSLRSDISTLIYETLKHVRTSTGGRKLPLFRGIPYNNPENPAGVLSARCTYPKKEEEKVDLLKKGYPFFEYRKSQLSFMDSIWETLSTHSEIVVEVPTGVGKTVGYLLPAAIYSLLTGKPVVISTFTNHLVDKILEDEVKRIQKILDIKCTATVLKGKEQYISLGKFEELLRITDESYDETFTIMQILVWLTDTETGDVNELNVSGGGQLFVDRIRKRNNWLKADERSADYHQRMKDACSLSNLIITNHSMLLSDSNREQKIFQDFSGLIIDEAHQFIHTAANSNETVFSYMNWKYVMGQLGSDAVGQLLHQIMKLHRKYGNYGNQVFEKLAFSYEQFTTIFDDVAALLSKHRPQVKGSQQGKRVVFGLEELVGNDPLFSKMAEKMNDYIEVVEIISSRLEVHIERMSPKEQAFLSEWEYWVRELKIKAGEWVEIFLDDEKENFTIWIEKDKRSLPGSLTVVKSPVEGSAITKEFMQGLKDEEIGIIWTSATMTINQDERFVSRQLGIAESVPVLTFDAPAHFYDNAGIFIVDDMPSIQHVSQSDYIEAVADAVVQTVFATGGRLFVLFTSQDMLRKTYELILESELLKDYALIAQGVSSGSRMKLLKSFRQFEKSILFGTNSFWEGVDVPGEALSAVIIVRLPFSSPDEVVFKARAAKLAAGGSNPFTDLSLPEAILRFRQGFGRLIRSSGDRGFFIILDRRIYTKSYGKRFLNALPSVPVHKVSLEHMVNELEDCYNK comes from the coding sequence ATGGATAATCGTACATATGCAGTCGTTGACTTGGAAACGACTGGACATTCCCCTTCTAGAGGGGATAGGATCATACAAATTGCAATCGTTTTCATCGAAAATGGGACGATAACGCGCCAGTATGCCCGATTTGTCAATCCGGAACGTGAAATACCTCCGTTCATCCAACAATTGACCGCGATTACGGATAAAGAAGTGCTTTCTGCTCCTTCATTTGAAGAGATTGCACAAGATGTATCCGATATGTTGCAGGGGACGGTATTTGTCGCGCATAATACCGATTTCGATCTGTCATTTTTGCAAAGCGAATTTAAACGATGCAATGTGGCCGGTTGGTCCGGAAAGAAAATTGATACTGTTGAGTTATCCAAAATCCTATTCCCATCCTCCTCAAGCTATCGTTTGCAGGATTTGGCAGAGGATTTGGATATTGAGCTGCCTGCCGCACATAGGGCAGATGATGATGCCAAAGCGACTGCCAATTTGTTATTGACAGCATTGTCTAAGCTTCGGACTTTGCCGGAAGAAACATTGAACTTATTGCATAGGCGCTCCTTTTCATTGCGCTCGGATATTTCGACACTAATTTATGAAACGTTAAAGCATGTACGGACTTCTACAGGCGGTAGAAAGCTCCCTTTATTCAGGGGAATTCCGTACAATAACCCTGAGAATCCCGCGGGTGTTTTGAGTGCACGTTGTACCTATCCGAAGAAGGAAGAGGAGAAAGTCGATCTGTTGAAGAAAGGCTATCCTTTTTTCGAATACCGGAAATCCCAATTGTCATTCATGGATTCCATATGGGAAACGCTCTCCACGCATTCCGAAATTGTTGTCGAGGTCCCAACAGGAGTCGGAAAAACGGTCGGCTATTTGTTGCCTGCAGCAATTTATTCCCTTCTGACCGGGAAACCTGTGGTGATTAGCACGTTCACAAACCATCTTGTCGATAAAATCCTCGAGGATGAAGTGAAGCGCATCCAGAAAATCCTTGACATCAAATGCACTGCAACAGTCCTAAAGGGCAAGGAGCAGTATATTTCCCTCGGAAAGTTCGAAGAATTGTTGAGGATAACGGATGAATCGTATGATGAAACATTTACAATCATGCAAATCCTCGTCTGGCTGACAGACACGGAAACCGGAGATGTCAATGAATTGAATGTGTCCGGCGGGGGACAATTGTTTGTCGATCGGATCCGTAAACGGAATAATTGGCTGAAGGCGGATGAAAGATCGGCGGATTACCACCAAAGGATGAAGGACGCCTGCAGCCTTTCCAATCTCATCATTACGAACCATTCGATGCTCCTATCGGATAGCAATCGTGAACAAAAGATTTTCCAGGACTTTTCAGGCCTGATCATCGATGAAGCCCATCAATTTATTCATACAGCTGCCAATTCCAATGAGACAGTCTTTTCCTATATGAACTGGAAGTATGTCATGGGGCAACTAGGCTCGGACGCGGTTGGCCAGCTTCTTCATCAGATTATGAAACTTCATAGGAAATATGGCAATTATGGAAATCAGGTGTTTGAAAAGCTGGCGTTCTCCTATGAACAATTCACAACCATATTTGATGATGTCGCTGCGTTGTTGTCGAAACACCGCCCTCAGGTGAAAGGAAGCCAACAAGGGAAGAGAGTCGTTTTCGGTCTCGAGGAATTAGTCGGGAACGATCCCCTCTTTTCCAAAATGGCCGAAAAGATGAATGATTATATTGAGGTTGTAGAAATAATTAGTTCTCGCCTGGAAGTGCATATAGAGAGAATGTCGCCGAAAGAACAGGCATTTTTATCAGAATGGGAGTATTGGGTAAGGGAATTGAAAATCAAGGCTGGAGAATGGGTGGAAATTTTCCTGGATGACGAAAAGGAGAATTTCACCATTTGGATTGAAAAAGATAAACGGAGTTTGCCTGGTAGTCTTACTGTCGTCAAAAGCCCCGTAGAAGGGTCGGCGATTACAAAGGAATTCATGCAGGGCCTTAAAGATGAAGAGATTGGAATCATATGGACATCTGCAACAATGACAATCAACCAGGATGAGCGTTTTGTTTCCAGGCAGCTAGGAATTGCTGAAAGTGTACCCGTTTTAACATTTGACGCTCCTGCACATTTCTATGATAACGCAGGAATATTCATCGTCGATGATATGCCGTCCATCCAACATGTGTCCCAGAGCGACTATATTGAAGCAGTAGCGGATGCAGTCGTCCAAACAGTGTTCGCAACTGGCGGAAGATTGTTCGTCCTGTTCACCTCGCAGGATATGCTTCGAAAAACGTATGAATTGATTTTGGAGAGTGAACTATTGAAAGATTACGCTCTCATTGCGCAAGGAGTGAGCTCTGGGAGCCGAATGAAACTGTTGAAATCGTTCCGTCAGTTCGAGAAATCGATTCTATTCGGCACGAACAGTTTTTGGGAAGGTGTCGATGTTCCCGGTGAGGCATTGTCTGCGGTCATCATTGTCCGGCTTCCGTTTTCATCTCCGGATGAGGTCGTCTTTAAAGCGAGGGCGGCAAAGCTAGCTGCAGGCGGATCCAATCCATTTACAGATTTGTCATTGCCAGAAGCGATATTGAGGTTCAGGCAGGGATTTGGACGATTGATCCGCTCGTCTGGAGATAGGGGCTTTTTCATCATTTTGGATAGACGTATCTATACAAAATCATATGGGAAGCGCTTTTTGAATGCGCTGCCGTCTGTTCCCGTTCACAAAGTGTCATTAGAACATATGGTGAATGAGCTCGAAGATTGTTATAATAAATAG
- a CDS encoding YpoC family protein — translation MHKPGMDRKALLYSCWNNWLDMKERIEEAYKQKSPEAANLIDIAIGNYMEMLGLFMNTESSSIDVSLIEPLNGIERLQYIRTKRAGHFAYVQLDALYSEAMKKAVSRLAMIK, via the coding sequence TTGCATAAGCCTGGAATGGACAGGAAGGCACTGCTATATTCCTGTTGGAACAATTGGCTGGACATGAAAGAAAGAATCGAGGAAGCTTATAAGCAAAAGAGTCCCGAAGCTGCCAACTTGATTGATATAGCAATCGGAAATTATATGGAAATGCTAGGGTTGTTTATGAACACCGAATCTTCTTCAATTGATGTGTCACTGATTGAACCGTTGAATGGAATAGAACGATTGCAATACATCCGTACGAAAAGAGCGGGGCATTTTGCATACGTGCAGTTGGATGCACTATATTCCGAGGCGATGAAAAAAGCGGTTAGCCGATTGGCAATGATAAAATAA
- the asnS gene encoding asparagine--tRNA ligase, with product MKTIMIHEMPDHVGETVRIGAWLANKRSSGKIAFLQLRDGSGFVQGVVVKEVVGEDIFAKAKSIHQESSLYVTAEVTEDERSSFGVELQVKDIEIIHEAIDYPITPKEHGTEFLMDNRHLWLRSRKQHAIMKIRNEIIRSTYEFFHLNGFVKVDPPILTGSSPEGTTELFHTKYFDEDAYLSQSGQLYLEAAAMALGKVFSFGPTFRAEKSKTRRHLIEFWMIEPEMAFVQHEESLEVQEQYVSHIVQSVLQNCPLELERLGRDLSKLEKVQAPFPRISYDDAITFLHEKGFDDIEWGDDFGAPHETAIAESFDMPVFITNYPKDIKSFYMQPHPDRDDVVLCADLIAPEGYGEIIGGSERIYDYELMKQRIQEHNLDESAYEWYLELSKYGAVPHSGFGLGLERTVAWISGVEHVRETIPFPRLLNRLYP from the coding sequence ATGAAAACAATCATGATTCACGAAATGCCAGATCACGTAGGAGAAACAGTCCGGATCGGAGCATGGCTAGCAAATAAAAGATCGAGCGGTAAAATCGCGTTTCTGCAACTTCGCGATGGATCAGGTTTTGTTCAAGGCGTTGTCGTCAAAGAAGTTGTAGGGGAGGATATTTTTGCGAAAGCAAAATCCATCCACCAGGAATCTTCGCTTTATGTGACAGCAGAAGTGACGGAGGACGAACGTTCTTCATTCGGCGTTGAACTGCAAGTGAAAGATATTGAAATCATTCATGAAGCAATTGATTATCCAATTACTCCGAAAGAACACGGAACTGAATTCTTGATGGATAATCGTCATTTATGGCTGCGCTCTCGCAAACAACATGCCATCATGAAAATCCGGAATGAAATCATCCGCTCCACATATGAGTTTTTCCATTTGAATGGATTTGTGAAAGTGGATCCACCTATTTTGACGGGTTCTTCGCCTGAAGGAACTACGGAACTTTTCCATACGAAATACTTTGATGAAGACGCTTATTTATCACAATCAGGACAGCTCTATCTAGAAGCTGCAGCGATGGCTCTCGGAAAAGTGTTTTCATTCGGACCGACTTTCCGTGCAGAGAAATCGAAAACACGACGTCATTTGATTGAATTCTGGATGATTGAACCTGAAATGGCATTCGTGCAACATGAGGAAAGCTTAGAAGTCCAAGAGCAATATGTTTCGCATATCGTCCAGTCCGTATTGCAAAACTGCCCATTGGAACTTGAGCGGCTTGGAAGGGATCTTTCAAAACTTGAAAAAGTACAGGCTCCGTTCCCAAGGATCTCTTATGACGATGCAATTACGTTCCTTCATGAAAAAGGCTTTGATGACATCGAATGGGGTGATGACTTCGGTGCGCCGCATGAGACTGCGATTGCAGAAAGCTTTGACATGCCTGTCTTCATTACAAATTATCCAAAAGATATTAAGTCATTCTATATGCAACCGCACCCAGATCGCGACGATGTCGTTTTATGCGCAGATTTGATCGCTCCGGAAGGATATGGGGAAATCATCGGCGGTTCAGAGCGTATTTATGACTATGAATTGATGAAGCAACGCATCCAGGAGCATAATTTGGATGAGTCCGCCTACGAATGGTATTTGGAGTTAAGCAAATACGGCGCAGTTCCACATTCTGGTTTCGGGCTTGGATTGGAACGGACAGTTGCGTGGATTTCAGGTGTTGAACACGTTCGGGAAACAATTCCGTTCCCACGTCTGTTGAATCGTCTTTACCCTTAA
- the nth gene encoding endonuclease III, whose amino-acid sequence MLTKKQWEICLEEFSRMFPDAHCELVHENAFELLVATLLSAQCTDVLVNRVTADLFKKYKKPEDYLAVEIEELQNDIRSIGLYRNKAKNIQALSAILIEKFNGEVPGDRDVLTTFPGVGRKTANVVVSNAFGIPALAVDTHVERVAKRLGMNRWKDSPLMVEEKIMRWTPMEKWTDTHHQIIFFGRYHCKAQNPACGECPLLPLCREGKKRMRGIA is encoded by the coding sequence ATGTTGACGAAGAAACAATGGGAAATCTGCCTGGAAGAGTTTAGTAGAATGTTTCCCGATGCTCATTGTGAGCTGGTACACGAAAATGCATTTGAGCTACTCGTCGCCACATTGCTCTCCGCTCAATGTACGGATGTTCTTGTGAACCGCGTTACTGCGGATTTATTCAAAAAATATAAGAAACCTGAAGATTATTTGGCGGTAGAAATAGAGGAGCTTCAAAATGATATCCGCTCGATCGGCCTCTATCGGAATAAAGCAAAAAACATTCAAGCGTTGAGTGCCATTCTGATCGAGAAATTTAATGGTGAGGTACCGGGCGATAGGGATGTACTTACGACTTTCCCTGGCGTAGGCAGGAAAACGGCGAATGTCGTTGTTTCCAATGCGTTCGGCATCCCGGCATTGGCAGTTGACACACATGTTGAGCGTGTAGCCAAGCGTCTTGGCATGAATCGTTGGAAAGATTCACCTCTCATGGTGGAAGAAAAGATCATGCGATGGACGCCTATGGAAAAATGGACGGATACACACCATCAGATCATCTTCTTTGGACGATATCACTGCAAAGCCCAAAATCCGGCTTGCGGTGAATGTCCGCTCCTTCCATTGTGCAGGGAAGGGAAGAAACGGATGAGAGGCATTGCATAA
- a CDS encoding PBP1A family penicillin-binding protein, protein MSDQTKSRSARRQQMEAEKRRGKNNKKKNGSNLVKKIFLSIIALGVAVLIGGAGLFAFYASSSPDLDENLLKDPLTSDIVDRNGNVFMKFGAEKREFVPYKDIPKEMEDAVLATEDVRFYKHHGMDFWRLGGAVLANFQSGFGSQGASTLTQQVIKNSFLSDEKTLKRKAQEAWLAFKLEREYSKEQIFEMYFNKILMSGNIYGIGTAAKDFYGKDLKELELHEMALLAGMPQSPNGYNPFKNPERAEKRRNTVLGLMYKHGKITKDEMEKAKAISVTETLLPDDQRQQKKDSKYLAYVDIVLDELEAAGMMDILAEGVTIQTALDPAAQQSVEKAINSPIYESDEMQAGMTVLNTKTGEIAAIGGGRNFTGRNLNFASGDNPRMPGSVIKPILSYGPAIEYKSWSTAHIVKDEPYKYKGTDISIRNVDGKYMGPITAREALYRSRNIPAIKVFEEVGTKRAREFAGKLDLKYDDMTSTLAIGGGEYEFSTIQMAGAYAPFGNGGIYTKPHAVKEIIFRNGSKRNLAPDPVTVMKDSTAYMVTDILRDVITYGTGKTANVSGLDMAGKTGTTNYDAATMKKYGMKNTDVPDSWFTGYTTEYTISVWGGYKNRNTPITTYDRGRYVPQILFRNVMTDLVSGKTTPRFKQPSSVEEAVIVKGSNPPILASNSTPDALKSTELFVRGTVPTEMDEEVITELEAPSGLSAQYVAESNSVSLNWSYDNPDALMLPEPVQFSVSVSVDGSEPQHMTTTSVNDVTFSGVELGRTYTFYVKAISGEIESSPVSTSLLIEGQNDEDPSIDDGEDDETNSENNGQNNNGNNGNNGSGNNGNNSNNNGNNGNGNNENDGDADNTTDGSGSSGDATTDPGTGGNDGSGDGTDDGSGG, encoded by the coding sequence ATGAGTGATCAAACAAAATCTCGATCAGCCAGACGTCAGCAGATGGAAGCGGAAAAAAGGCGCGGGAAGAATAATAAGAAGAAAAATGGCAGCAATCTAGTAAAGAAAATCTTTCTCAGCATCATCGCACTTGGTGTAGCTGTTCTGATCGGTGGAGCTGGATTATTCGCATTTTACGCAAGCAGCTCACCGGATCTTGATGAAAATCTATTGAAAGATCCACTTACATCCGATATTGTCGATCGCAATGGAAATGTGTTTATGAAATTTGGTGCAGAAAAGCGGGAGTTCGTTCCATACAAGGATATACCGAAAGAGATGGAAGATGCCGTCCTTGCGACAGAGGACGTCCGATTCTACAAACACCATGGTATGGACTTCTGGAGACTGGGCGGTGCTGTTCTAGCTAACTTCCAAAGCGGCTTCGGATCGCAAGGAGCGTCTACGCTAACCCAGCAAGTCATTAAGAACTCCTTCCTCTCAGATGAAAAGACATTGAAGAGGAAAGCGCAGGAAGCGTGGCTCGCCTTCAAGCTTGAAAGGGAATATTCTAAAGAACAGATTTTTGAAATGTACTTCAATAAAATCCTCATGTCAGGCAACATTTACGGAATTGGGACGGCTGCAAAAGATTTTTACGGGAAAGATCTGAAAGAGCTTGAATTGCATGAAATGGCACTATTGGCGGGGATGCCTCAATCCCCTAACGGCTATAATCCGTTTAAGAATCCAGAGCGGGCAGAAAAACGCCGGAATACTGTCCTCGGCCTTATGTACAAACATGGTAAAATAACGAAGGACGAAATGGAGAAGGCGAAAGCCATCTCTGTAACGGAAACACTTCTTCCGGATGATCAACGTCAACAGAAAAAAGATTCTAAGTATCTTGCATATGTTGACATCGTCTTGGATGAATTGGAAGCAGCGGGCATGATGGATATCCTCGCAGAAGGGGTAACCATTCAAACGGCCCTTGACCCGGCAGCTCAACAATCTGTAGAAAAGGCAATCAATTCGCCGATCTATGAGTCGGATGAGATGCAAGCCGGGATGACCGTTCTGAATACGAAAACCGGCGAAATCGCCGCAATCGGCGGTGGGCGGAATTTCACCGGACGGAACTTAAACTTTGCTTCGGGTGACAACCCTAGGATGCCCGGTTCGGTTATTAAACCGATCCTTTCCTATGGTCCAGCAATTGAATACAAAAGCTGGTCAACTGCCCATATCGTTAAAGACGAACCATATAAATACAAAGGCACCGACATATCGATTCGAAATGTAGATGGGAAATACATGGGACCGATTACTGCGAGGGAAGCATTGTACCGTTCAAGAAATATTCCAGCCATCAAAGTGTTTGAGGAAGTCGGAACGAAACGAGCTCGTGAATTTGCAGGCAAGCTTGATCTGAAATACGATGATATGACTTCCACGCTTGCTATCGGCGGAGGAGAATATGAATTTTCGACAATTCAAATGGCAGGTGCTTATGCCCCGTTCGGCAACGGCGGAATTTATACAAAGCCCCACGCAGTCAAGGAAATCATTTTCCGTAATGGCTCCAAGCGTAACTTGGCACCGGACCCTGTCACTGTCATGAAAGATTCAACCGCCTATATGGTGACTGATATTTTACGGGATGTCATCACCTATGGAACCGGAAAGACGGCTAACGTCTCTGGATTGGATATGGCCGGTAAGACAGGGACGACGAACTATGATGCTGCAACGATGAAGAAATACGGAATGAAAAACACTGACGTACCAGATAGCTGGTTCACCGGTTATACTACGGAGTACACTATTTCCGTTTGGGGCGGTTACAAAAATCGTAATACACCCATTACAACGTACGATCGAGGCCGCTATGTGCCGCAAATCCTTTTCAGGAATGTAATGACTGATCTCGTGTCAGGAAAAACTACACCGAGGTTCAAGCAACCTAGTTCCGTTGAAGAGGCGGTCATCGTAAAAGGATCCAATCCGCCAATTCTTGCGAGCAATTCGACACCGGATGCTTTGAAGAGTACAGAGCTGTTCGTTAGAGGAACGGTGCCGACTGAAATGGATGAAGAGGTAATTACTGAACTGGAAGCGCCAAGCGGCTTGTCTGCGCAATATGTTGCAGAGTCGAACTCTGTCTCATTAAATTGGTCGTACGACAATCCAGATGCACTTATGCTTCCGGAACCAGTACAATTCAGCGTCTCCGTTTCAGTGGATGGCAGTGAGCCACAGCACATGACGACGACTTCGGTAAATGACGTAACGTTCTCCGGAGTTGAACTGGGCCGCACATACACCTTCTACGTTAAGGCGATTTCAGGGGAAATTGAAAGCAGTCCAGTTTCCACTTCCCTTCTAATAGAGGGGCAGAATGACGAGGACCCTTCGATAGATGACGGAGAAGATGATGAAACCAACAGCGAAAACAATGGCCAAAATAATAACGGCAATAACGGCAACAATGGAAGTGGTAACAATGGAAATAACAGTAATAACAACGGCAACAATGGCAACGGCAACAATGAAAACGATGGAGACGCTGACAATACGACCGACGGTTCCGGCTCATCGGGTGATGCGACAACCGATCCAGGAACGGGCGGAAATGATGGCTCCGGCGACGGAACCGATGATGGCAGTGGAGGATAA
- the panD gene encoding aspartate 1-decarboxylase, producing the protein MFRMMMNSKLHRATVTEANLDYVGSITIDSDLLDAAGMLPNEKVHIVNNNNGARFETYIIAGERGSGVICVNGAAARLVQKGDIVIIISYVYVTDEEANTHQPTVLLMNETNGVKEVIKETPGVIA; encoded by the coding sequence ATGTTCCGAATGATGATGAACAGTAAATTGCATCGCGCTACCGTGACAGAAGCAAACTTGGATTACGTTGGAAGTATTACGATTGATAGTGACTTGTTGGATGCAGCGGGTATGCTTCCGAATGAGAAGGTCCATATTGTCAACAATAATAATGGAGCTCGATTTGAAACGTATATTATAGCGGGTGAGCGTGGAAGTGGTGTTATTTGCGTCAACGGCGCTGCAGCCAGATTAGTCCAGAAAGGTGACATAGTCATCATCATTTCATATGTCTATGTAACGGATGAGGAGGCTAACACCCATCAACCGACAGTCCTTCTCATGAATGAAACGAATGGGGTTAAAGAAGTGATCAAAGAAACGCCCGGCGTAATTGCCTAA